From a single Carassius auratus strain Wakin chromosome 38, ASM336829v1, whole genome shotgun sequence genomic region:
- the tmx1 gene encoding thioredoxin-related transmembrane protein 1 yields MACTYTGTVRMTAGVCVFSALISTCVLLQPASAKSANLRVITDENWEEILTGEWMIEFFAPWCPACQQLQPVWNEFAEWGEDLGVNIAKVDVTEQPGLSGRFIITALPTIYHCKDGVFRRYQGARSKDDFLSFIDEKKWQSIEPLSSWFGPSSFLMNAMSALFKLSMFIRHCHNYLTEQLGVPVWGSYGIFALATLISGLVLGLILVFIADFVFPSRRFAPEYHYRKLPAVQARLLQQLEDEQEADGEEEDDDDDYGGKSEEWRREDGADALRRRGVGVPEEDT; encoded by the exons ATGGCGTGCACATACACAGGCACAGTCAGGATGACAGCcggcgtgtgtgtgttttctgcgcTTATCTCAACATGTGTGTTGCTGCAGCCCGCGTCGGCCAAGTCGGCCAATTTAAGAGTAATCACAGATGAAAACTGGGAGGAAATCCTGACGGGAGAATGGATGATCGAGTT CTTTGCTCCGTGGTGTCCGGCCTGCCAGCAGCTCCAGCCCGTGTGGAATGAGTTTGCAGAATGGGGAGAAGATTTGGGAGTGAATATTGCCAAAGTGGACGTCACCGAGCAGCCAG GTTTGAGCGGGAGGTTCATCATCACAGCTCTCCCAACTATCTACCA CTGTAAAGATGGTGTGTTTCGGCGGTATCAAGGAGCCCGATCTAAAGATGACTTCCTGAGCTTCATTGATGAGAAGAAATGGCAGAGCATAGAGCCACTCTCTTCCTGGTTCGGCCCCTCATCCTTCCT GATGAACGCAATGTCAGCCCTCTTCAAGTTATCCATGTTCATCAGG CATTGCCATAATTACTTAACGGAGCAGCTGGGCGTCCCGGTTTGGGGCTCATACGGGATATTTGCTCTAGCAACACTCATCTCAGGATTGGTCCTTGGATTG ATACTGGTTTTCATCGCAGATTTTGTGTTCCCATCACGGCGGTTTGCCCCAGAGTATCACTACA GGAAACTTCCTGCTGTGCAGGCTCGTCTCCTGCAGCAATTGGAAGATGAACAGGAAGCTGACGgagaggaagaggatgatgatgatgattatggtGGAAAGTCTGAAGAGTGGCGGCGAGAGGACGGAGCCGATGCGCTCCGGAGAAGAGGTGTGGGTGTGCCcgaggaggacacctag